From Verrucomicrobia bacterium S94, the proteins below share one genomic window:
- a CDS encoding efflux RND transporter permease subunit: protein MIEKIINSVLNNRGLVLIALLGVIALGVFEYRKLDVEAFPDISPIMVPVFAEAEGMAPEEVEQLITYPIETAMNGLPDVTLIKSTSAFGMAVVYVYFTDDTDIYFARQLVAERLASAAADLPALQEPPSLGPISTGLGQIFLYYLELEEGADTKGLDKLTYLRDLNDWVVKRQLQTVNGVTDILSAGGFVLQYQIQIDPFLLHQYELAIEDVMTAVQQNNRNVGGQYLQINSEEHLVRGVGFLNDLDDIRGITLKTFDGTPVSIDDVAEVEYGHELRRGMVTLGTGEEVVSGMVMKLFGANASKVITDLYSKVEEVQASLPEGVKLVPYYEQANLVNNSTRTVNVALLQGMVLVLLVLFAFLGCFRAATIVAMAMPFCALVAIIGMNHFGISANLMSLGGIAIALGMLVDGSIVVTENIHRFLGLNHGKKADRLKLIHAATKEVGRPIAFAIMIVIVVFLPILSLEATEGKMFKPLAYTVMLALGGSIVFALAIAPVLCSWLLNEKPYKESRFFKGLKNGYRIILSGALKAKILVFILLAMLLAASGFFLQRIGTEFIPVLDEGAISIDVSMAPSIALEEAERTVQRVNAEIMQVEGIKEAIAMIGRPEAGSHPHPVNFAMIHVELDNPEEKPRVVDELRERLKDYPGMQVNFSQPIQHLFDEMLSGSRAQLAIKVYGEGLDEIRETAESMRSALEGVDGLVDLSIEQSFGQPQFQVVLNHDELARHNVPGEKVLEQVEAAVGGEVISTLYRNTRRYGIHVRLAPEFRSTPKQLAELFIRSDDGALLRLNQLADIREVDGPLQINREQNQRRWIVQGNISDRALSAVLTDIKATVAEKVDVPPGVFIEYGGQFEQQQRAMKRLMIIVPVVLGLIFILLWITFHSVRHASMIILCVPMALIGGVIGLWVTGQYLSVPASIGFIALFGIAMQDAMVLLTDFNDLRKEGQSIHDAVINGGLIRFRPVIMTTLTTLLGLTPLLISQGSGAEVQRPLAAVVVFGLTTSTFLTLFVLPSIYELVERRIERRAQG, encoded by the coding sequence ATGATTGAAAAAATAATTAATAGTGTTCTCAACAATAGAGGCCTCGTGCTTATTGCGCTGCTCGGCGTGATCGCGCTTGGCGTGTTCGAATACCGAAAGCTCGATGTCGAAGCGTTTCCGGATATTTCACCGATCATGGTGCCCGTTTTTGCTGAAGCCGAAGGTATGGCTCCGGAAGAAGTGGAGCAGTTAATCACGTATCCGATAGAAACCGCGATGAACGGCTTACCGGACGTGACCTTGATTAAGTCGACTTCGGCCTTTGGTATGGCTGTCGTGTACGTCTATTTCACCGACGATACCGACATCTATTTTGCCCGCCAGTTGGTTGCTGAACGGTTGGCATCTGCCGCTGCCGATCTGCCCGCCCTGCAGGAACCTCCCTCGCTGGGCCCGATCTCGACCGGGCTGGGTCAAATTTTCCTCTACTATCTGGAATTGGAAGAAGGAGCAGATACCAAAGGTCTTGATAAACTGACCTATCTGCGCGATCTCAATGACTGGGTGGTAAAACGGCAATTACAAACCGTAAATGGTGTGACTGATATTCTGAGCGCTGGAGGTTTTGTTCTTCAATATCAAATCCAAATCGACCCCTTCCTGCTGCATCAGTATGAGTTGGCCATTGAAGATGTAATGACCGCTGTCCAGCAAAACAACAGAAATGTGGGCGGGCAGTATTTGCAGATCAATTCGGAAGAGCACCTCGTCCGAGGTGTAGGATTCCTTAATGATTTGGATGATATCCGAGGGATTACACTCAAAACATTCGATGGAACTCCAGTCTCCATTGATGATGTGGCCGAAGTGGAATATGGCCACGAGTTGAGGCGGGGAATGGTTACTTTGGGAACGGGTGAAGAAGTCGTTTCCGGCATGGTGATGAAGCTTTTCGGAGCCAATGCCTCGAAAGTGATCACGGACCTGTATTCCAAGGTTGAAGAGGTTCAGGCAAGTTTGCCGGAAGGCGTAAAGCTGGTTCCGTACTATGAGCAGGCTAATCTGGTAAATAATTCAACCCGCACCGTAAATGTCGCCCTGCTTCAGGGAATGGTGCTGGTGCTGTTAGTGCTCTTTGCCTTCCTTGGCTGTTTCCGTGCGGCAACCATTGTTGCAATGGCCATGCCGTTCTGCGCCTTAGTCGCCATTATTGGCATGAACCATTTCGGCATTTCCGCGAACCTAATGTCTCTAGGCGGAATTGCCATCGCCTTAGGTATGTTGGTGGATGGATCCATTGTCGTTACAGAAAACATTCACCGGTTCCTCGGATTGAATCATGGAAAGAAAGCGGACCGGCTGAAATTGATTCATGCCGCAACGAAAGAGGTCGGTCGACCCATTGCCTTTGCGATCATGATCGTAATCGTTGTCTTCCTTCCAATTCTGTCCTTGGAGGCTACGGAAGGAAAAATGTTCAAGCCTTTGGCTTACACCGTCATGCTTGCTCTCGGCGGGTCCATCGTGTTTGCATTGGCGATTGCTCCGGTACTGTGTAGCTGGCTTCTCAACGAGAAACCCTATAAAGAGTCTCGTTTTTTCAAAGGGCTTAAAAACGGCTATCGCATCATATTAAGCGGCGCGCTTAAAGCTAAGATTCTGGTCTTTATACTGTTGGCCATGTTGCTGGCAGCATCTGGGTTCTTCCTACAACGTATTGGAACGGAGTTTATTCCCGTACTTGATGAAGGGGCAATCAGTATTGATGTGAGCATGGCCCCATCTATCGCGTTGGAAGAGGCAGAGCGAACAGTCCAGCGGGTGAACGCGGAAATCATGCAGGTAGAAGGAATAAAGGAGGCCATCGCAATGATTGGTCGACCGGAGGCGGGTAGCCACCCTCATCCTGTTAACTTTGCAATGATTCATGTGGAACTGGATAATCCGGAGGAAAAGCCTCGGGTCGTTGACGAGTTGCGAGAGCGACTGAAAGACTATCCAGGAATGCAGGTCAACTTTTCGCAGCCTATTCAACACCTGTTCGATGAAATGCTGTCTGGGTCTAGAGCTCAGCTCGCCATCAAAGTATATGGTGAAGGGTTAGATGAAATCCGAGAAACCGCTGAATCAATGCGCTCCGCACTTGAGGGTGTTGATGGACTTGTGGATTTATCTATCGAGCAAAGCTTCGGTCAGCCACAGTTTCAGGTGGTGTTGAATCACGACGAACTAGCTCGGCATAATGTGCCCGGCGAAAAGGTTCTGGAGCAGGTGGAAGCAGCAGTCGGAGGTGAGGTGATCAGCACCTTGTATCGTAATACTCGGCGCTACGGAATCCATGTTCGGCTTGCTCCGGAATTCAGGTCAACCCCTAAGCAACTAGCAGAGCTGTTCATTCGTTCTGATGACGGGGCGCTGCTTCGGCTGAATCAGCTGGCGGACATTCGGGAGGTCGATGGCCCATTGCAAATTAACCGGGAACAAAATCAGCGGCGCTGGATTGTGCAGGGAAATATTAGTGACCGCGCACTTAGTGCCGTACTCACAGATATTAAAGCAACCGTGGCAGAAAAAGTAGATGTCCCACCCGGTGTGTTCATTGAATACGGAGGTCAGTTCGAGCAACAGCAACGTGCCATGAAAAGGCTGATGATTATCGTTCCCGTCGTACTTGGGCTCATCTTCATCCTCCTGTGGATCACATTCCATTCCGTGCGACATGCCTCTATGATTATCCTGTGTGTTCCGATGGCTCTGATCGGAGGAGTCATTGGGCTATGGGTAACGGGACAATATCTCTCCGTCCCGGCATCCATCGGTTTCATTGCCCTGTTCGGGATTGCGATGCAGGACGCCATGGTGCTGTTGACCGACTTCAATGATCTCCGGAAGGAAGGACAAAGCATACACGATGCGGTTATCAATGGAGGTTTAATCCGTTTCCGGCCAGTTATTATGACAACGCTGACAACGTTGCTTGGCCTGACCCCATTGTTGATATCACAGGGATCTGGAGCAGAGGTTCAACGACCCTTGGCGGCTGTTGTTGTCTTTGGTTTGACCACTTCAACCTTTCTTACGCTATTCGTATTACCGTCAATTTATGAATTAGTGGAAAGGCGCATAGAACGAAGGGCACAGGGCTAA
- a CDS encoding GIY-YIG nuclease family protein yields the protein MHYVYLIRSISNPDQTYIGLTDDLKSRLNKHNEGGSPHTSKYKPWNLVTYLAFSTREQAAEFEAYLKSGSGRAFAKKRLW from the coding sequence ATGCACTACGTTTATCTCATCCGAAGCATATCCAATCCCGATCAAACCTATATTGGCTTAACGGATGATCTCAAATCCCGCCTAAACAAGCACAATGAAGGCGGTTCGCCGCATACCTCAAAGTATAAACCATGGAACTTGGTGACCTATCTTGCATTTTCCACTCGAGAACAGGCCGCTGAATTTGAAGCCTATCTCAAATCAGGGTCTGGCCGCGCCTTCGCTAAAAAGCGGCTCTGGTGA
- a CDS encoding integrase has product MSKKRFGGRFNVFWAVYTLLAHRFMPKHDGQIQLLLYQVKMLRDRIDDPRIIPSSDERAELLRLGSKIDHDIADVIRVVKPSTYRRWLNKKAGKPDKGKRTGRPETPDEIVKLVIQLATENIAWGYKRILGELKKLGVEIGLTTIRDILKRAGHEPSPQKTKSKPVIPWSDFIGAHMETLIACDYFTKPIYTLFGKFDAYVLVFIHLGSRRVFMTPPTFHPNDDWLKIQIRSAAMWLDGIGVKPTCLIHDGDKKFGKMFKEFWRTEGVRCLKIPPRSPQANAFCECYIGTYKHQCLPGCALLYSSVPSGLAIRLAHRLLAQAVVFCLSLDQLDYINRKWVSYYNNERPHQGKDIGNNILRPDFTPTSEGKIVRHEALGGVLAWYERAAA; this is encoded by the coding sequence ATGAGTAAGAAGAGATTTGGCGGTAGGTTTAATGTGTTTTGGGCGGTTTACACGCTCTTGGCACACCGTTTTATGCCCAAACATGATGGTCAAATTCAGTTGCTGTTGTATCAGGTCAAGATGCTCCGAGATCGCATTGATGACCCGCGAATTATCCCATCTTCGGACGAACGAGCGGAATTGCTGCGTTTGGGATCCAAAATTGATCACGATATTGCGGATGTGATACGCGTGGTGAAGCCGAGCACCTACCGTCGCTGGCTGAACAAAAAGGCGGGCAAACCGGATAAGGGAAAGAGGACTGGCCGACCGGAAACCCCTGATGAAATTGTAAAGCTGGTGATTCAGTTGGCTACAGAAAACATTGCGTGGGGTTACAAGCGCATTCTGGGCGAGCTGAAGAAGCTGGGTGTTGAGATTGGGCTGACGACCATTCGCGATATTTTGAAGCGAGCGGGGCATGAACCCTCGCCACAGAAAACAAAGAGCAAGCCCGTGATTCCATGGTCGGACTTTATCGGGGCGCACATGGAAACGTTGATTGCCTGCGACTATTTCACAAAGCCCATCTACACGCTTTTCGGCAAGTTCGACGCCTACGTGCTGGTATTTATCCATCTCGGTAGTCGGCGCGTTTTCATGACGCCGCCCACGTTTCATCCCAATGATGACTGGCTTAAGATTCAGATCCGTAGCGCGGCGATGTGGCTCGATGGAATCGGAGTTAAACCCACATGCCTGATCCATGACGGGGACAAGAAATTCGGGAAGATGTTTAAGGAGTTTTGGCGAACAGAGGGCGTAAGGTGCTTGAAAATACCGCCACGCTCGCCGCAGGCCAATGCCTTCTGCGAGTGCTACATTGGGACGTACAAACATCAGTGCCTTCCAGGTTGCGCTCTGCTTTACAGTAGCGTCCCTTCGGGACTCGCCATTCGGCTCGCTCACCGTTTGCTGGCGCAAGCCGTTGTCTTTTGCCTGAGCCTTGATCAGCTCGACTACATCAACCGAAAATGGGTGAGCTACTACAACAACGAGCGACCGCATCAGGGCAAGGACATCGGGAACAATATTCTGCGCCCCGATTTCACGCCCACAAGCGAAGGCAAAATCGTACGGCACGAAGCTCTCGGCGGCGTACTCGCGTGGTACGAACGCGCAGCAGCTTAA
- a CDS encoding (2Fe-2S) ferredoxin domain-containing protein, whose product MQIKKSRYKAHLFICNKTRSDGRKSCGHDVDSDLKPLLKEAIRERGWKIFVRVSNSGCLGVCDAGPNIMIYPQKIWLSAVTRDDIPEILNMLEEIMEA is encoded by the coding sequence ATGCAGATCAAAAAATCCCGCTACAAAGCCCACCTCTTTATCTGTAATAAAACACGCAGCGACGGCCGCAAATCCTGCGGACACGACGTCGATTCCGATCTGAAACCCCTTCTCAAAGAAGCCATCCGCGAACGCGGCTGGAAAATCTTTGTCCGCGTCTCCAATTCCGGATGCCTCGGCGTCTGCGATGCCGGCCCCAATATTATGATCTATCCCCAGAAGATCTGGCTCTCTGCCGTCACCCGCGACGATATCCCCGAAATTCTCAATATGCTCGAAGAGATTATGGAAGCCTGA
- a CDS encoding PAS domain S-box protein: MHLCKCDGTGDPVFKVRMFGWKKTVRENAIPPPIGVAELVFCVFDEKKRMKHRFSSCSGSEAEQRFRFLKDPDGSIEHALLVEAAESRQPVSMQFAYDAGRNSYLHILPFERKTGKWFFGAVQVGMERPDPDRGASQFSAALRERRVGLILADGKQAVLSASSVLPDAFGYSAEALKGRPLSELFSASDLRELQQGAANTNRSILNGAFYALDGSKRDVEVLKYSASDDCVLYAVIDVTRAQLNEEITAVTTRERRRIGQDLHDSIGQVLTGISLLSRSLANSLKRAGCTGHEDAVQISELADDASNQIREISRGLMPMEVVSRGLIPSLRELARTVQESCGVECVAFIDEEISFGDGAVETHLFRIAQEAVNNAVRHSGGTRIVIHLSREDGYPQLEVQDNGRWRNIMESGGGIGLKTMEYRASVINGQLNIGRVENGGTSVVCRLDADEVLETKVM, from the coding sequence ATGCATTTATGTAAATGCGATGGAACGGGAGATCCAGTTTTTAAGGTGCGCATGTTTGGTTGGAAAAAGACAGTGAGGGAGAATGCCATACCGCCGCCGATCGGGGTGGCGGAACTTGTTTTCTGTGTTTTTGACGAGAAAAAACGGATGAAGCACCGATTTTCTTCCTGTTCGGGGTCGGAGGCGGAACAGCGGTTCCGTTTTCTGAAGGATCCGGACGGTTCTATAGAGCATGCGTTACTGGTTGAGGCGGCGGAGAGCCGGCAGCCGGTGTCTATGCAGTTTGCGTATGATGCCGGGCGGAACAGTTATCTGCATATTCTTCCGTTTGAGCGGAAAACGGGAAAATGGTTTTTCGGCGCGGTTCAGGTCGGGATGGAGCGGCCGGATCCTGACCGGGGGGCATCGCAGTTTTCGGCGGCTCTGAGAGAACGCCGGGTCGGCCTGATTCTGGCGGATGGAAAACAGGCGGTTTTATCGGCGAGTTCGGTGCTGCCGGATGCCTTCGGGTATTCGGCCGAGGCGCTGAAGGGGAGGCCTCTTTCCGAGCTGTTCAGTGCATCGGATCTTCGGGAGCTGCAGCAGGGAGCAGCGAATACGAACCGGTCGATATTGAACGGGGCGTTCTATGCTCTGGACGGATCGAAGCGCGATGTTGAGGTGCTGAAATATTCTGCTTCGGATGATTGCGTGCTTTATGCGGTTATTGATGTGACGCGGGCGCAGCTGAATGAGGAGATTACGGCGGTTACGACGCGCGAGCGCCGGCGTATCGGTCAGGATCTGCATGATTCGATCGGGCAGGTTCTTACGGGGATCAGCCTGTTGAGCCGGTCGCTGGCGAACAGTCTGAAGCGAGCGGGCTGTACGGGGCATGAGGACGCGGTTCAGATTTCCGAGCTGGCGGATGATGCGAGCAATCAGATCCGCGAAATTTCCCGGGGGCTGATGCCGATGGAGGTGGTGAGCCGCGGGCTGATTCCGTCGCTTCGGGAACTGGCCCGGACGGTTCAGGAGAGCTGCGGCGTGGAGTGTGTAGCGTTTATTGATGAAGAGATCAGTTTCGGCGACGGTGCGGTGGAGACGCATCTTTTCCGTATTGCACAGGAAGCGGTGAATAATGCCGTGCGCCATTCCGGGGGAACCCGTATTGTGATCCATCTTTCCCGGGAGGACGGATATCCGCAGCTGGAGGTGCAGGACAACGGGCGTTGGCGGAATATCATGGAATCCGGAGGGGGGATCGGGCTCAAAACAATGGAGTATCGCGCTTCGGTCATCAACGGTCAGTTGAATATCGGTCGGGTTGAAAACGGGGGAACGAGTGTGGTGTGCCGGCTCGATGCGGATGAAGTGCTGGAAACTAAGGTGATGTAA
- a CDS encoding response regulator transcription factor: protein MAAKNKNKPGPGKRQVYLVDDHPIVRQGLIKLIEQEDALEVCGEAGSVSAALAAIQELEPDVVLVDISLEDSNGLELIKTIDDLGLKIPTLVLSMHDESLYAEHALKAGASGYVMKQAAATTLVQAIEKVLDGEIYVSKSMSSHMLKMAFRSGGEKSRGGTEALSLRELEVFELIGRGNSTREIAEQLNLSVKTIETYRAHIKEKLHLRSGTELMQKAIHWVENESHRFN, encoded by the coding sequence ATGGCGGCGAAAAATAAAAATAAACCGGGGCCGGGAAAACGTCAGGTATATCTGGTGGACGATCATCCGATCGTGCGGCAGGGACTGATTAAACTGATTGAGCAGGAGGATGCGCTGGAAGTGTGCGGTGAGGCCGGGAGTGTTTCAGCGGCGCTCGCTGCCATACAGGAACTTGAACCGGATGTGGTGCTGGTGGATATTTCATTGGAGGATTCCAACGGTCTGGAGCTGATTAAAACGATCGATGATCTCGGGCTGAAGATTCCGACGCTGGTGCTTTCGATGCACGATGAGTCGCTCTATGCCGAGCATGCACTGAAAGCGGGGGCCAGCGGATATGTCATGAAGCAGGCTGCGGCGACCACACTGGTGCAGGCGATTGAAAAAGTGCTCGACGGTGAAATTTATGTGAGTAAATCGATGTCGTCGCACATGCTGAAAATGGCCTTTCGCAGCGGCGGGGAAAAAAGCCGTGGGGGAACGGAGGCGCTGAGTCTGCGTGAACTGGAGGTGTTTGAGCTGATCGGCCGCGGCAACTCCACGCGGGAGATTGCCGAGCAGTTGAACCTGAGCGTGAAAACCATTGAGACGTATCGTGCGCATATCAAGGAAAAGCTTCATCTGCGCAGTGGTACGGAACTGATGCAGAAAGCGATTCACTGGGTGGAGAATGAATCGCACCGGTTCAACTGA